In the genome of Bacillota bacterium, one region contains:
- a CDS encoding chemotaxis protein CheW — translation MPKESSKKVDEQQYVVFSLRGQEFAIDILKVREIIRLVQPTKLPKAPDFIEGIINVRGEIIPVISLRKRFGLTEQEDEATRIMIVELDEIHLTGLIVDEVSEVLRLPTTAIEPPPQGIDGIRAEFIEGIGKIDDRLLVILRLGKLLNSAEKLALEAVIPRKTD, via the coding sequence TTGCCAAAGGAGTCTAGTAAGAAAGTAGACGAACAGCAATATGTAGTGTTCTCCCTGCGGGGACAAGAATTCGCCATAGACATCCTCAAGGTCAGGGAGATTATCCGGCTGGTACAACCGACCAAGCTTCCCAAGGCCCCTGATTTCATCGAAGGGATCATCAATGTGCGGGGTGAGATTATTCCGGTCATTAGTCTGCGGAAGCGCTTTGGGTTGACAGAACAGGAAGACGAGGCCACGCGGATCATGATCGTGGAGCTCGACGAAATCCACCTCACCGGCCTCATCGTCGATGAAGTCTCGGAGGTTTTGCGCCTGCCCACCACCGCCATCGAGCCGCCACCCCAGGGCATCGATGGAATCCGGGCAGAATTCATCGAGGGCATTGGGAAGATTGATGACCGACTGCTGGTCATTCTGCGCCTCGGGAAACTGTTGAACTCTGCCGAGAAACTCGCCTTGGAAGCGGTCATACCGCGGAAGACAGACTAA